The Calonectris borealis chromosome 13, bCalBor7.hap1.2, whole genome shotgun sequence genome contains a region encoding:
- the EDA2R gene encoding tumor necrosis factor receptor superfamily member 27: MSCQESEYLDEHGKCIPCRNCMPGQELSKDCGDGGGGDAQCVACPPRKFKDSWGHHGCKPCLSCTLINRVQKSNCTATTNAVCGECLPGFYRKARISGQLDWECIPCTKQTPSSEPQCRSRTNLVKVAIPTVPPQDTALLALTSSALVIIVLVLLALSIIYCKRFWKSQCQRVFLRTQNFSGQRAMFPTAAAPGRFLCEEQMSGPCCLGVKNLSPCYRQAEGPVEAVQFISDGEAVGLQLPSLQPEMDLPPAVAVGTASKAQLGRSLLESQPLIRASGRGDCLAGVLPPSDPRQGQPGTAEALAPLSSCASEMQHKWPHAPVECTELDLQKFSTQAEFVGGERPDDVASRAVQRIPAESSGAGREGARHLPSTFPNPTAESGEQPVDDAQSLVTQISSTAKGLPVAELPHSLVQSLAFLLDPSLNGVKNFSHVALELGVAPQLLGRISGFEQLVAHFTYSGDAVTIPLLAQALQRLQRFDALLLLCDHFALSQAQGRQR; this comes from the exons ATGAGCTGCCAAGAGAGCGAGTACCTGGATGAGCATGGGAAATGCATCCCCTGCAGAAACTGCATGCCCGGGCAGGAGCTTTCCAAG GACTGTGGCGACGGCGGCGGGGGGGATGCGCAGTGCGTTGCCTGCCCTCCCAGGAAGTTTAAGGACAGCTGGGGGCATCACGGCTGCAagccctgcctgtcctgcacccTCATCAACCGCGTCCAGAAGTCCAACTGCACGGCGACGACCAACGCGGTCTGCGGGGAATGCCTGCCAGG GTTTTACCGCAAGGCGCGGATCAGCGGGCAGCTGGATTGGGAGTGTATCCCTTGCACCAAGCAGACGCCCTCCTCCGAGCCTCAGT GTCGGTCCAGAACAAACCTGGTGAAGGTAGCCATCCCGACCGTACCGCCACAGGACACGGCCCTTCTTGCACTGACCAGCAGTGCCCTGGTCATCATCGTACTGGTGCTTCTGGCGCTCTCCATCATCTACTGTAAGCGGTTTTGGAAGAGCCAGTGCCAGCGAG TCTTCCTGAGGACTCAGAACTTCTCGGGCCAGCGAGCAATGTTCCCGACCGCGGCGGCGCCCGGCAGATTCCTGTGTGAGGAGCAGATGTCTGGTCCCTGCTGCCTGGGTGTGAAGAACCTGAGCCCCTGCTACAGGCAGGCAGAAG GCCCCGTGGAAGCGGTGCAGTTCATCTCAGACGGGGAAGCCGTGGGTCTCCAGCTCCCCTCTCTCCAGCCGGAGATGGACTTGCCACCGGCCGTCGCGGTCGGCACTGCCTCCAAAGCCCAGCTGGGCAGGAGCCTCCTGGAAAGCCAGCCCCTCATCCGGGCCTCGGGCCGTGGCGACTGCCTGGCCGGGGTCCTGCCGCCCTCCGACCCCAGGCAGGGCCAGCCGGGCACGGCGGAGGCCCTggcccccctctcctcctgcgCCTCCGAGATGCAGCACAAGTGGCCGCACGCCCCGGTGGAGTGCACCGAGCTGGACCTCCAGAAGTTCTCCACCCAGGCAGAGTTTGTGGGCGGCGAGCGGCCGGACGACGTGGCGAGCCGGGCGGTGCAGAGGATCCCGGCAGAGAGCAGCggcgcagggagggagggagcccggcACCTGCCCTCCACCTTCCCGAACCCCACCGCCGAAAGCGGGGAGCAGCCA GTGGATGATGCCCAGAGCCTCGTGACTCAGATCAGCAGCACGGCGAAGG GTCTCCCAGTAGCAGAGCTGCCCCATTCCTTGGTGCAGTCACTTGCCTTCTTGTTGGACCCTTCCTTGAACGGTGTGAAGAACTTCAGCCACGTGGCACTGGAGCTGGGGGTCGCGCCCCAGTTGCTGGGACGGATATCTGGATTTGAGCAGCTCGTCGCTCACTTCACCTACTCGGGAGACGCGGTCACCATCCCGCTCCTGGCCCAGGCTCTGCAGCGGCTCCAGCGGTTCGATGCCTTGCTCCTGCTCTGCGACCACTTTGCGCTCAGCCAGGCTCAGGGCCGCCAGCGCTAG